One window from the genome of Bacillus tianshenii encodes:
- a CDS encoding aromatic acid exporter family protein, producing the protein MKLGARILKTGIAITLAIYAAVLLGIPSPAFAGIAAVFAIQPSIYRTYQTMLEQIQANIIGAFFAIIIGLTIGSDPLIIGLTAIIVIAINLQLKIESTIPIALVTVIAIMESPSDQFIQFALTRFGSVMLGVGASFLVNLIFIPPKYETKLYYKILDNTKDIIQWIRISSRHASEYTVIKDELVRLKEGLMKLDNLYLLYKEERVYSRKKIFAKGRKLVLFRQMLLTTNRALEILRKLHRHENEWHQLSEPMQHLIKEGLDSLLAYHEQMIFKYAGKIRSQASSEAMEDSTQYKKQLTNEYMKLYTENNQSDEQLLTTFSLVAGIIDYYDQLKHLDKLIDSFQTYHKAENEVKIQDKPEEH; encoded by the coding sequence ATGAAACTTGGTGCACGTATTTTAAAGACGGGCATTGCCATTACCCTTGCGATTTATGCAGCAGTCTTACTGGGAATCCCTTCCCCTGCCTTTGCTGGAATTGCGGCAGTCTTTGCAATTCAGCCATCTATCTATCGCACATACCAAACAATGCTTGAGCAAATTCAAGCAAATATTATTGGAGCGTTCTTCGCAATTATTATTGGACTTACAATTGGCAGTGATCCGCTTATCATTGGGTTAACCGCGATTATTGTAATTGCTATCAACCTGCAATTAAAGATTGAATCAACGATCCCAATTGCGCTCGTAACCGTAATCGCGATTATGGAAAGTCCAAGTGACCAATTCATTCAATTTGCCTTAACCCGCTTTGGCTCTGTTATGTTGGGGGTTGGAGCATCATTTCTCGTTAACTTAATCTTTATCCCACCGAAGTACGAAACCAAGCTGTATTATAAAATCCTTGATAATACGAAAGACATTATCCAATGGATTCGAATTAGTTCTCGTCACGCCTCAGAATACACGGTGATTAAAGACGAACTTGTTCGGTTAAAAGAAGGCTTAATGAAACTTGATAACTTATATCTATTGTATAAAGAAGAGCGCGTTTATTCTCGTAAGAAGATCTTCGCAAAAGGACGGAAGCTTGTTCTATTCCGTCAAATGCTTTTAACAACAAACCGTGCACTTGAAATACTAAGAAAATTGCATCGCCATGAAAATGAATGGCATCAGCTATCAGAACCAATGCAACATCTTATTAAAGAAGGTCTTGATTCATTACTCGCCTACCACGAGCAAATGATTTTCAAATATGCTGGAAAAATTCGTTCCCAAGCGTCATCCGAAGCAATGGAAGACAGTACACAGTACAAGAAACAACTAACCAACGAATATATGAAGCTCTATACAGAAAATAACCAAAGCGATGAACAACTGCTTACAACCTTCTCATTAGTCGCTGGAATTATTGACTATTACGACCAACTAAAGCACTTAGATAAATTAATCGACAGCTTCCAAACCTACCATAAAGCAGAGAATGAAGTTAAAATACAAGACAAACCTGAAGAACACTAG
- a CDS encoding glutamate synthase-related protein has product MKKDWSPASFKDFRHVEYDSCGIVSSIEKRQVPTKKNIDTCINALVTMNHRAGFINGEGDGVGIHIDIPRALWREKLAKEDIDASLVDRKDFTVGHFFLNKLSDSEVNKMKDEMKHLFVQYGLKLIFETDKVTNSDALGPIAKGEEPIFWQVAFTANVEENELAKALFELTIDIEKNTAVHVASLSNHHAVYKVMGAGDILPKFYEDLANPKVASTMTLGHNRYSTNTLSNFFRVQPFSVLGHNGEINTISKLRDEAEMLDVPLTEGGSDSQDLDRTINTFISRDGYSLFEALDILFPPIVNEIKSYPKHLQDLYTYIREAWGHFAQGPAGIISRFGDEAVFSVDALGLRPVWKLETESSYIFSSEPGILPSSEYTGEPKPFAPGEKVGLKWKEDGTIQVYDHNEYQEEVFNRMSERLFIKDSRKRLTPPSYSENIVAEAVSNVHNGQYAAFGWDREHIQLVEQMAEKGAEPIRSLGHDAPLAAIDTGRRNIADFIKESVAVVTNPAIDRDREAEHFSTRTVLGKRPSLFESDNTHRVLELNSPILIEGQAGVKLAKKLEQPSYNQLIQGLQQDGLVHLLSVTFREDETVAEALKRLVNEAEQAIDNGAATIVLDDAKAHQNGELWLDPTLVTSAIDQGLVAKNKRRDCALVVRSGALRTLHDIIVTFGLGADAVSPYIMFTTVSEADNLEPVDNLFNALNKGLEKVISTIGIHELRGYDRLFSAIGLNEEISDVLNIVNFLGSKEVGYNFDYLKEDSQKRAEDFTNEKARAGKTFHVLPRIWKSIGDTARTGEYDAYREKIGGVEEKNPSTIRHLTGLRTSDNPITGETVNIGVNEHDLPFIISSMSFGSQNETAFRSYAEAAERLNMISLNGEGGEIKDMLGKYPKTRGQQIASGRFGVNAELLNSSNLLEIKIGQGAKPGEGGHLPGSKVTAKIAEARNATIGSDLISPSNNHDIYSIEDLEQMISELKTANDQAKVIVKVPIVPNIGTIAVGIAKAGADMINLSGFDGGTGAARVHALQNVGLPVEIGVKAAHNALLEAGLRDRVELWADGGLKSALDVLKVMLLGANRVGFGTLSMIAVGCTTCRGCHLDTCHVGIATQIESEAQAKEHGLRRFVPRQYAPSVEGLMNLFTAFGTELKALVGSLGYDNLQEVVGRSDLLEQTRGFEQMDLSNLIEALEVKQLAKQEVAATTAEKELAVAVAAGAEYLDYEVAELNKSREFVGVTSEQRVLGGRVSCHRVRGKLDGSYRKLPSLSLKYLEGSIPGNGLGAYNTEGIDINVVGGAQDGIGKTAFGGGIFIFKAKGKNGQSYNGSVGKGFGYGAQKGSLFIQGNADSRAGIRLSGADILIGGRITKPLPNGAHGNIGVNANVKGFAFEYMTNGRGVVLGDIGPWACAGMTGGVVYVRHQPEMGLTKEALQRRIAKGAKVTIESLNKQGINDLNEMLTNYIASLEKYDQHEEAAIVKGLLDDLENNFLQIIPEKEQADPSIATE; this is encoded by the coding sequence ATGAAAAAAGATTGGAGTCCAGCATCATTTAAGGATTTTAGACATGTTGAGTACGATTCGTGTGGTATTGTTTCAAGCATTGAAAAGCGCCAAGTTCCAACAAAGAAAAATATCGACACATGTATCAATGCGCTTGTGACGATGAATCACCGTGCAGGTTTTATTAATGGTGAAGGCGATGGTGTAGGTATTCACATTGATATTCCACGTGCACTTTGGAGAGAAAAACTAGCGAAAGAAGATATAGATGCGTCCCTTGTGGATCGCAAAGATTTTACAGTTGGGCACTTCTTCCTTAACAAGCTAAGTGATTCTGAAGTAAATAAGATGAAAGACGAAATGAAACATCTTTTCGTTCAATACGGCCTTAAGTTAATCTTCGAAACTGACAAAGTTACAAATTCAGATGCACTGGGACCGATTGCAAAAGGGGAAGAGCCTATTTTCTGGCAAGTCGCATTTACAGCGAATGTTGAAGAGAATGAACTAGCGAAAGCATTATTTGAATTAACAATTGACATTGAGAAGAATACAGCTGTACATGTTGCGTCATTAAGCAATCACCATGCCGTTTATAAAGTAATGGGCGCAGGTGACATTTTACCGAAGTTCTATGAAGACCTTGCAAACCCAAAGGTTGCTTCGACGATGACACTCGGACATAATCGTTATTCAACAAATACATTATCTAATTTCTTCCGCGTTCAGCCATTTAGTGTGCTTGGACATAACGGGGAAATTAACACGATTTCAAAGCTTCGTGATGAAGCAGAAATGCTTGATGTTCCATTAACTGAAGGCGGTAGTGACTCTCAAGACTTGGATCGTACGATTAATACATTCATTTCACGAGATGGCTATTCTCTATTTGAAGCATTGGATATCTTATTCCCGCCTATCGTGAACGAAATTAAATCTTATCCGAAGCATTTGCAAGATTTATATACTTATATTCGTGAAGCTTGGGGACATTTTGCACAAGGTCCTGCAGGGATTATTTCTCGCTTCGGAGACGAAGCTGTTTTCAGTGTGGACGCACTTGGTTTGCGCCCTGTTTGGAAGCTTGAAACAGAATCATCTTATATCTTTTCTTCTGAACCTGGTATCCTTCCTTCAAGCGAATATACTGGTGAACCAAAACCATTCGCTCCAGGTGAAAAGGTTGGCTTGAAATGGAAAGAAGATGGCACGATTCAAGTGTATGACCATAATGAGTATCAAGAAGAAGTTTTCAACCGTATGAGTGAGCGTTTGTTCATCAAAGATAGCCGTAAGCGTCTAACGCCTCCTTCTTACTCTGAAAACATTGTGGCAGAGGCAGTTTCAAACGTTCATAACGGTCAATATGCAGCGTTCGGCTGGGACCGCGAGCATATTCAGCTTGTCGAGCAAATGGCCGAAAAAGGCGCAGAGCCAATTCGTTCACTTGGTCATGACGCTCCACTTGCAGCGATTGATACTGGCCGACGAAACATTGCTGACTTCATTAAAGAAAGTGTTGCCGTTGTTACAAACCCTGCAATTGACCGAGATCGTGAAGCAGAACACTTCTCAACTCGTACGGTGCTTGGAAAACGTCCATCACTCTTTGAAAGTGACAATACCCATCGTGTGCTTGAGTTAAACTCCCCTATCTTGATCGAGGGGCAAGCAGGCGTCAAACTTGCAAAGAAATTAGAGCAACCATCTTATAATCAATTAATCCAAGGTCTTCAACAAGACGGGCTTGTTCATCTGCTCTCTGTTACGTTCCGCGAAGATGAAACCGTTGCAGAAGCACTAAAACGCCTTGTAAATGAAGCAGAGCAAGCAATTGATAACGGTGCTGCTACCATCGTTTTAGATGATGCAAAAGCACATCAAAATGGTGAGCTATGGCTTGATCCAACCCTAGTTACATCTGCGATCGACCAAGGTTTAGTAGCAAAGAACAAGCGTCGTGACTGTGCACTTGTCGTGCGTTCAGGTGCTCTTCGCACATTGCATGATATTATCGTTACATTCGGCCTTGGTGCTGATGCAGTTAGCCCTTATATTATGTTTACAACAGTTAGCGAAGCAGATAACCTAGAACCCGTTGATAACTTATTCAATGCTTTAAACAAAGGTTTAGAAAAAGTTATCTCAACAATCGGTATTCATGAGTTACGTGGTTATGACCGTCTATTCTCTGCAATCGGTCTGAATGAAGAAATCTCTGATGTTCTTAATATCGTAAACTTCCTAGGTTCAAAAGAAGTAGGCTATAACTTTGACTATTTAAAAGAAGATAGCCAAAAACGCGCTGAAGACTTCACAAATGAAAAAGCACGTGCAGGTAAAACATTCCATGTTCTGCCTCGTATTTGGAAGTCAATTGGTGATACAGCACGCACTGGTGAATATGATGCTTACCGTGAAAAAATCGGTGGAGTTGAAGAAAAGAACCCATCAACAATTCGTCATTTAACAGGGTTAAGAACATCCGATAATCCAATTACAGGGGAAACTGTTAACATCGGTGTTAACGAACATGATTTACCATTTATTATCAGTTCAATGTCTTTCGGTTCTCAAAACGAAACTGCCTTCCGCTCTTATGCTGAAGCTGCTGAGCGTCTGAACATGATCAGCTTGAATGGTGAGGGTGGCGAAATCAAAGACATGCTTGGCAAGTACCCGAAAACACGCGGTCAGCAAATCGCATCTGGTCGTTTCGGTGTTAATGCAGAGCTGTTAAACTCTTCTAACCTTTTAGAAATTAAAATTGGTCAAGGTGCAAAGCCAGGTGAAGGTGGTCACTTACCAGGTTCAAAGGTTACAGCAAAAATTGCTGAAGCTCGTAATGCAACAATTGGTTCTGACTTAATTTCACCTTCAAATAACCATGATATCTATTCAATTGAAGACCTTGAGCAAATGATTTCTGAGCTGAAAACAGCAAATGACCAAGCAAAAGTTATCGTCAAAGTTCCGATCGTACCGAATATTGGTACAATCGCAGTCGGTATCGCAAAAGCTGGCGCTGATATGATTAACTTAAGTGGTTTCGACGGCGGTACAGGGGCTGCACGTGTTCATGCCCTACAAAACGTAGGCTTGCCAGTTGAAATCGGCGTTAAAGCTGCTCATAATGCACTACTTGAAGCAGGCTTACGCGACCGAGTTGAACTGTGGGCTGACGGTGGTCTTAAGAGTGCGCTTGATGTTCTTAAGGTTATGCTTCTCGGTGCAAACCGTGTCGGCTTCGGTACATTATCAATGATTGCAGTCGGCTGTACAACATGCCGCGGCTGTCACCTTGATACTTGTCACGTTGGGATTGCGACACAAATCGAATCAGAAGCACAAGCAAAAGAACATGGCTTACGTCGCTTCGTACCACGTCAATACGCTCCATCAGTTGAAGGCTTAATGAACCTATTCACTGCTTTTGGAACTGAATTAAAAGCACTTGTAGGTTCACTAGGATACGACAATCTACAAGAGGTTGTCGGTCGCTCAGACCTGCTAGAGCAAACGCGCGGTTTCGAACAAATGGATTTATCAAACTTAATCGAAGCGCTTGAAGTGAAGCAACTTGCAAAACAAGAAGTTGCCGCTACAACAGCTGAGAAAGAGCTAGCTGTTGCCGTAGCAGCAGGTGCTGAATATTTAGACTATGAGGTAGCTGAGTTAAATAAATCGCGTGAGTTTGTCGGCGTTACTTCCGAACAGCGTGTTCTCGGCGGACGTGTATCATGCCACCGTGTACGCGGAAAGCTGGACGGCTCATACCGTAAATTGCCTAGCCTATCATTAAAATACCTTGAAGGTTCAATTCCTGGTAACGGCCTTGGCGCTTATAACACAGAAGGCATTGATATTAATGTTGTCGGCGGCGCCCAAGACGGAATCGGAAAAACTGCTTTTGGTGGGGGCATCTTTATCTTCAAAGCTAAAGGTAAAAACGGCCAATCCTACAACGGCTCTGTTGGTAAAGGATTCGGCTATGGTGCACAAAAAGGCTCGCTATTCATCCAAGGGAATGCAGACTCTCGTGCAGGTATCCGTCTATCAGGCGCAGATATCCTTATCGGTGGACGCATTACAAAGCCGCTTCCAAACGGTGCCCACGGAAACATCGGTGTAAATGCAAATGTAAAAGGCTTTGCCTTTGAGTACATGACAAACGGCCGCGGTGTTGTACTTGGTGATATCGGTCCATGGGCTTGCGCTGGTATGACTGGTGGCGTCGTCTATGTTCGTCATCAACCTGAAATGGGCTTAACAAAAGAAGCTCTTCAACGTCGTATTGCAAAAGGCGCAAAAGTAACAATTGAATCATTAAACAAACAAGGCATTAATGACTTAAACGAAATGCTTACAAATTACATTGCTTCTTTGGAAAAATATGATCAACATGAAGAGGCAGCTATTGTGAAAGGCCTGCTTGATGATTTAGAGAATAACTTCCTCCAAATCATTCCTGAGAAAGAACAAGCAGATCCATCTATCGCAACAGAATAA
- a CDS encoding ABC transporter permease, whose protein sequence is MFAYTIRRLLMLIPVLIGMSLIVFFLIRAIPGDPAQVILGQQATKEAVAALNQKLGLDQPWYIQYVEYVKGLLTGNLGDSIRTNSPISEEIWPYLAATIELSIIAMAIAIFVGVNAGIISAWFQNSWFDYGAMVFALVGVSMPIFWLGLMEQWIFAIELDWLPSTGRESVRNPVNAVTHFYLVDTLINGNVGQFKEVFQHLILPGIALGTIPMAIIARITRSSMLEVMRSDYIRTARAKGMSMFWVVYKHSLKNAVIPVLTVIGLQMGLLLGGAILTETIFGWPGIGRYIYDAIGYRDYPVIQSGILIVATIFVLINLVVDLLYAAVDPRIKYN, encoded by the coding sequence ATGTTTGCATATACAATTCGAAGGCTTCTTATGCTTATCCCCGTACTTATTGGGATGTCCTTAATTGTTTTCTTCCTTATCCGTGCCATCCCGGGCGACCCTGCACAGGTGATTCTTGGGCAACAGGCTACAAAAGAAGCAGTTGCGGCCTTGAATCAGAAGCTCGGCCTCGATCAACCATGGTATATCCAATATGTCGAATATGTAAAAGGACTTTTAACTGGAAATCTAGGAGATTCCATCCGAACGAACTCACCAATTAGTGAGGAAATTTGGCCGTATCTAGCAGCAACAATTGAGCTTTCCATTATTGCGATGGCAATAGCTATTTTTGTTGGTGTGAATGCAGGTATTATTAGTGCTTGGTTCCAGAACTCATGGTTTGACTATGGGGCAATGGTATTTGCATTAGTAGGTGTTTCAATGCCAATTTTCTGGCTTGGTCTAATGGAGCAATGGATCTTTGCAATTGAGCTTGACTGGCTACCATCGACAGGACGCGAATCTGTTCGTAACCCAGTCAATGCAGTCACACATTTTTATCTTGTCGATACGCTCATAAATGGGAATGTAGGTCAATTTAAAGAAGTATTTCAGCACTTAATTCTTCCTGGAATTGCGCTTGGTACGATTCCGATGGCAATTATCGCACGTATCACGCGTTCTAGCATGCTTGAAGTAATGCGTTCTGATTATATCCGTACAGCTCGTGCAAAAGGAATGAGCATGTTCTGGGTTGTTTATAAGCACTCTTTGAAAAATGCAGTTATCCCTGTTTTAACAGTTATCGGTCTACAAATGGGCCTTCTTCTTGGTGGAGCCATTTTAACAGAAACAATTTTCGGTTGGCCTGGTATTGGTCGTTACATCTATGATGCAATTGGATATCGTGACTATCCGGTAATTCAGTCAGGTATTCTTATTGTGGCGACGATCTTCGTATTAATTAATCTAGTTGTCGATCTTCTGTATGCAGCAGTCGATCCGCGTATTAAATACAATTAA
- a CDS encoding ABC transporter permease, with translation MAELARNEQPIEIAEEDKVISPWREAWNSFRKNKLALVGSFIVLFFIVIAVAAPILAPAGVNDQVLGDRLQAPSSAHWLGTDDFGRDILSRIMYGARISLWVGFFAVLGSIVVGCALGIIAGYYGKWVDTLISRVFDIMLAFPSILLAIAIVSVLGPSLRNALIAIAVINVPNFGRLIRSKVLSVKQEEYIMSAKAIGMSDSRILFNHILPNSMAPIIVQGTLAIATAIIECAALGFLGLGAQPPAAEWGKMLADSKQYLTDAPWTMVFPGLAIMLTVLGFNLMGDGLRDALDPRMKS, from the coding sequence ATGGCTGAGTTAGCTCGAAATGAACAGCCGATTGAAATCGCTGAAGAGGATAAAGTCATTTCTCCTTGGCGTGAAGCCTGGAACAGTTTCAGGAAAAACAAGCTCGCGTTAGTTGGAAGCTTTATCGTTTTATTCTTTATTGTTATCGCAGTAGCCGCTCCAATCCTGGCTCCTGCTGGTGTCAACGACCAAGTGCTTGGAGACCGTTTGCAGGCTCCATCATCAGCTCATTGGCTCGGGACAGATGACTTCGGTCGGGATATCCTATCACGTATTATGTATGGGGCGCGCATCTCTCTATGGGTCGGCTTCTTCGCCGTATTAGGTTCCATTGTAGTAGGGTGTGCGTTAGGAATTATTGCAGGTTATTATGGTAAATGGGTTGATACACTGATTTCACGTGTATTTGATATTATGCTTGCGTTCCCAAGTATTCTATTAGCCATTGCAATCGTTTCAGTGTTAGGACCGTCTCTAAGAAATGCTCTTATCGCGATTGCGGTTATTAACGTGCCGAACTTTGGACGTCTTATCCGTTCGAAGGTGTTAAGTGTAAAGCAAGAAGAATACATTATGTCAGCAAAAGCGATCGGAATGAGTGATTCTCGCATTCTCTTTAATCATATTCTGCCGAATAGCATGGCGCCAATTATTGTACAAGGAACACTTGCGATTGCAACTGCAATCATTGAGTGTGCTGCACTTGGGTTCTTAGGTTTAGGTGCACAGCCACCAGCAGCTGAGTGGGGGAAAATGCTTGCTGACTCGAAACAATATTTAACAGATGCACCATGGACAATGGTGTTCCCAGGTCTTGCAATTATGTTAACAGTATTAGGCTTTAACCTAATGGGTGATGGCTTACGAGATGCCTTAGATCCACGTATGAAAAGCTAA
- a CDS encoding glutamate-1-semialdehyde 2,1-aminomutase, with amino-acid sequence MDFTKSEQLHQDALDHIVGGVNSPSRSFKAVGGGAPVYMDRAKGAYFWDVDGNKYIDYLSAYGPIITGHAHPHITKAITKAAENGTLYGTPTALENKFAKMLKEAMPAMDKVRFVNSGTEAVMTTIRVARAFTGRDKIIKFAGCYHGHSDLVLVAAGSGPSTLGNPDSAGVPKSIAQEVITVPFNDPEAFAEAIQKWGDQTAAVLVEPIVGNFGIVEPKEGFLEKVNELTHEAGALVVYDEVITAFRFMYGGAQNLLNIEPDLTALGKIIGGGLPIGAYGGKKEIMEQVSPLGPAYQAGTMAGNPASMAAGIACLEVLQAEGVYEELDRLGAILEEGIVSSAKTYNMPITVNRLKGALTLYFTEEKITNYEQAQNTDGEMFAKFFKLMLQQGINLAPSKYEAWFLTTAHTEDDIKRTIEAVGHVFKSMHNA; translated from the coding sequence ATGGATTTCACAAAATCTGAACAATTACACCAAGATGCATTAGATCATATTGTCGGCGGTGTTAACAGCCCGTCTCGTTCATTTAAAGCAGTCGGTGGCGGCGCCCCTGTATATATGGACCGTGCAAAAGGGGCTTATTTCTGGGATGTAGACGGTAATAAGTATATTGATTATTTAAGTGCGTATGGTCCGATTATCACAGGCCACGCACATCCTCATATTACAAAAGCGATTACAAAAGCTGCCGAGAATGGCACACTTTACGGAACACCTACTGCACTTGAAAATAAATTTGCAAAAATGCTAAAAGAAGCGATGCCTGCAATGGATAAAGTACGCTTTGTGAACTCTGGTACTGAAGCAGTAATGACAACAATCCGTGTCGCCCGAGCATTTACAGGCCGTGATAAAATCATTAAGTTTGCTGGCTGCTACCACGGTCATTCCGATCTTGTTCTCGTTGCAGCAGGCTCAGGACCTTCCACGCTTGGTAACCCCGACTCAGCAGGCGTTCCAAAAAGCATTGCACAAGAAGTAATTACAGTGCCATTTAATGACCCAGAGGCATTTGCAGAAGCAATTCAAAAATGGGGCGACCAAACAGCAGCTGTACTTGTAGAACCAATTGTCGGCAACTTTGGAATTGTTGAACCGAAAGAAGGCTTCTTAGAAAAAGTGAACGAACTCACCCATGAAGCTGGAGCACTCGTCGTCTACGATGAAGTGATTACAGCATTCCGCTTCATGTACGGCGGTGCACAAAATCTACTTAACATCGAGCCAGACTTAACTGCGCTTGGAAAAATTATTGGTGGCGGCCTCCCAATCGGCGCTTATGGTGGCAAAAAAGAAATTATGGAACAAGTTTCACCACTCGGGCCAGCTTACCAAGCAGGGACAATGGCAGGAAACCCCGCATCAATGGCAGCAGGAATCGCTTGCTTAGAAGTATTGCAAGCTGAAGGAGTCTATGAAGAATTAGATCGACTCGGCGCAATATTAGAGGAAGGAATTGTAAGTAGTGCAAAAACATACAACATGCCAATTACAGTAAACCGTCTTAAAGGGGCACTTACTCTATACTTTACAGAAGAGAAAATTACAAATTACGAACAAGCCCAAAATACCGATGGTGAAATGTTTGCTAAATTCTTTAAGCTCATGCTTCAGCAAGGGATCAACCTAGCACCTTCTAAATACGAAGCTTGGTTCCTTACAACCGCACATACAGAGGATGATATTAAGCGTACAATTGAAGCAGTTGGCCATGTATTTAAATCCATGCACAATGCATAA
- a CDS encoding ABC transporter substrate-binding protein — MKKRGLLISFVMMLLLSVALVGCSSKESGGESQEPAENKDNEEASGGEKVLVFGRGGDSVGLDPITVTDGESFKVTKQIFDTLIDYGEQDTTIQPGLATEWKVSEDGLKYTLTLREGVKFHDGTDFNADAVVANFERWMNGSAEKFPYYVSMFGGFKGDEGHVIQDVKAVDPTTVEFTLKRPQAPFLKNLAMVPFGIASPTAFEKDGDKFTENPVGTGPFKFVEWKRNDRIIVEKNEEYWMDGYPKLDRVIYQAIPDNSARLNALVTGEVDIVDGLNPSDNETIKSNEDLQEFLRPSMNVGYLGLTMKDPNSPLANKKVRQALNHAVDKQGIIDAFYSGLAEPAKNPMPPSIQGYNDEIEPYEYDLDKAKSLLAEAGYPDGFKMELWAMPVPRPYMPDGRKTAEVMQASFAQIGVEAEIVSYEWATYLEKARNGEADAFLLGWTGDNGDADNFLYALLDKDAIGSNNYSYYSSDELHDVLIEAQSNPDPEKRKELYKKAQEIIHEDAPWVPIVHSTPLLAGKSNVEGFVPHPTGTDKLTKVDLK, encoded by the coding sequence ATGAAGAAAAGGGGTTTATTGATTTCGTTTGTCATGATGCTACTTCTTTCAGTAGCACTTGTCGGCTGTTCCTCGAAAGAATCTGGAGGAGAAAGCCAAGAACCTGCTGAAAACAAAGATAACGAAGAAGCATCAGGTGGAGAAAAAGTACTTGTTTTTGGTCGTGGTGGCGACTCGGTTGGACTTGATCCAATTACAGTAACTGATGGTGAGTCTTTCAAGGTTACAAAACAAATTTTTGACACACTGATTGATTATGGTGAGCAGGATACAACTATTCAGCCTGGTCTAGCAACTGAATGGAAGGTTTCTGAAGATGGTCTTAAGTATACGCTTACACTACGTGAAGGCGTTAAATTCCATGACGGCACTGATTTCAATGCAGATGCTGTTGTTGCAAACTTCGAACGCTGGATGAATGGTTCAGCTGAAAAGTTCCCGTACTATGTTTCAATGTTTGGTGGCTTCAAAGGTGACGAAGGTCATGTTATTCAAGATGTGAAAGCAGTTGATCCAACAACAGTTGAATTCACATTGAAGCGCCCACAAGCACCATTCTTGAAAAACCTTGCAATGGTTCCATTTGGAATTGCAAGCCCAACTGCATTTGAAAAAGATGGCGATAAGTTTACTGAAAATCCAGTAGGTACTGGGCCATTCAAGTTTGTTGAGTGGAAACGTAATGACCGTATTATTGTTGAAAAGAATGAAGAATATTGGATGGATGGATATCCAAAGCTTGACCGTGTAATCTATCAAGCAATCCCAGATAACTCAGCACGTCTTAATGCACTTGTAACAGGCGAAGTAGACATTGTTGATGGACTAAATCCTAGTGACAATGAAACAATTAAGTCAAATGAAGACCTACAAGAGTTCCTTCGTCCTTCAATGAACGTTGGGTACCTAGGTCTTACAATGAAAGATCCGAATTCACCGTTAGCGAACAAGAAAGTTCGTCAAGCATTGAACCACGCTGTTGATAAGCAAGGTATCATTGATGCATTCTATTCAGGTCTTGCTGAACCAGCGAAAAACCCAATGCCACCTTCAATCCAAGGGTATAACGATGAAATCGAGCCATATGAGTATGACTTAGATAAAGCCAAGAGCCTTCTTGCTGAAGCAGGCTATCCTGATGGCTTCAAGATGGAGCTATGGGCAATGCCAGTTCCACGTCCATATATGCCAGACGGACGTAAAACTGCAGAAGTTATGCAAGCAAGCTTTGCACAAATTGGTGTAGAAGCTGAAATCGTATCTTACGAGTGGGCAACATACCTAGAAAAAGCTCGTAATGGTGAAGCTGATGCATTCTTACTTGGTTGGACAGGTGACAATGGTGATGCTGATAACTTCTTATACGCATTACTTGATAAAGATGCTATTGGAAGCAACAACTATTCATACTACAGCAGTGACGAATTACATGATGTATTAATTGAAGCACAATCTAATCCTGACCCTGAAAAGCGTAAAGAATTGTATAAGAAAGCTCAAGAGATTATCCATGAGGACGCTCCTTGGGTACCGATTGTACATTCAACACCTTTACTAGCAGGTAAGTCAAATGTAGAAGGTTTTGTTCCACATCCAACAGGAACAGACAAGTTAACGAAGGTTGACTTAAAATAA